A genomic region of Zea mays cultivar B73 chromosome 6, Zm-B73-REFERENCE-NAM-5.0, whole genome shotgun sequence contains the following coding sequences:
- the LOC100281831 gene encoding VQ motif family protein yields MAMSDTGSSFAQWAALYHHHDPAGGPVLPDDDAADAGNGIGSGTATAASPTSGGSSGGSPTTKAAWGQQHLLHGVEGPRVAGKPAAARRRSRASRRAPVTLLNTDAANFRAMVQQFTGVPAPLAGAFRVGDGAPVISFAADYGFPPASSSSAVNVSFFDHQLHRSQQHPAAPPVHRQQQQYAGASPFGGYSSGLVQGGGASDVFPASAEDRMLLQSILAAQMPHMPPVSGANTSSHGFFA; encoded by the coding sequence ATGGCGATGAGTGACACCGGCTCGAGCTTCGCGCAGTGGGCCGCGCTCTACCACCACCACGACCCCGCCGGCGGCCCGGTCCTGCCCGACGACGACGCGGCGGACGCTGGCAACGGCATCGGCAGCGGCACCGCCACCGCCGCGAGCCCGACGTCGGGAGGGTCCAGCGGCGGGagccccaccaccaaggcagcgtgGGGGCAGCAGCATCTGCTTCACGGGGTGGAGGGGCCCCGGGTCGCCGGGAagccggcggcggcgcggcggcggtccCGCGCGTCGCGGCGGGCGCCCGTGACGCTGCTCAACACGGACGCCGCCAACTTCCGCGCCATGGTGCAGCAGTTCACGGGCGTCCCCGCGCCCCTCGCCGGCGCGTTCAGGGTCGGGGACGGGGCCCCGGTCATCAGCTTCGCCGCCGACTACGGCTTCCCGCCCGCTTCTTCTTCCTCGGCCGTCAACGTGTCCTTCttcgaccaccagctccaccggAGCCAACAACACCCTGCAGCGCCGCCGGTCCAcaggcagcagcagcagtacgccGGCGCGTCGCCGTTCGGCGGCTACAGCAGCGGCCTGGTGCAAGGCGGCGGCGCaagcgacgtcttccccgcgtcggCGGAGGACAGGATGCTCCTGCAGAGCATTCTGGCCGCCCAGATGCCGCACATGCCGCCGGTGTCCGGCGCTAACACCAGCTCTCATGGCTTCTTTGCTTGA